Within the Deinococcus carri genome, the region TTCAGCCCCAGGGTAACGCCTGAGCGGGCACGCTGGCCCTCCATCCGCGGTTTATTCTTCGCCCGCCAGGAACGTCCGGGCGGCGGCAAAGCGCCCGGTGACGGCTCCGTGCCGCCGCGTGTCCTGCTCCAGCCGCTCCCGCGCCGCCGTGAGGGCCTTCCCCATCACGGTGGGGGCCGGGCCGCCGTAGGTCGTGCGGCGGGCGATAAAGGCGGCGGGGTCGAGGGCGGCGGCAAGGTCGCCCGCCGGAAGCGTGACGCCCAGGGCCGCCAGGTCCTCCGGCGTGGCCGAGCCGAGCGTGCGCCCCGCGGCCTGCAAGCGGGCCAGCAACGCCTTCGCGGTGGCATGGGCCTCCCGGAACCCGCCCCCACCCTGCCGGGCCAGTACGTCGGCGAGTTCGGTCAGGGCAGCTTCCCCGGCTCCGGCCTCCCGCCGCCAGGCCGCCCGGTTGACCTGCGGGTTCGTCAGTGCTGCGGTCAGCAGTTCCAGGCCCTCGCGGAATTCCTGCCACATCTGGTGCAGGGGCGGCTGCATGTCGGTCCCCGGATCGTTGATGTCCCCAAAGGGCACGTTGTGGGCGCTGAACACGATGGTCTGCGTCATGCCGATGGCCCTGCTGAACCTGGTGCGGGCGTGTTCCAGCGCGACCGGGTTGCGCTTCTGGGGCATCACGCTGCTGCCCTGCACCAGGCCGTCTTCCAGCGTCAGCAGCCCGCGCGAGGCCCACAGCAGCAGGTCATGCACCGCGCGCGAGAGGGTCGTGGCCGCCACCGTGACCACCCCGGCGAGTTCCACCTGCCAGTCGCTGGTGCTCACGGCGTCGTAGGTGTTCTCGACCGGCCGGTCGAAGGCTAGGAGCCGCGCCGTCAGCTCCCGGTCGATGGGAAAGCTGGTGCCCGCCAGCGCCACCGCCCCCAGCGGGCTGAGGTTGACGTGGGCGAGCGCGCCGAACATCCGCCCCGTGTCGCGCG harbors:
- a CDS encoding argininosuccinate lyase, which codes for MWHDTYLRTVLQPDYAYALAHLLPHLFDALTAHALMLEAQQVPHAGEAAALLRTLRRRPFPPHDPQVEDVFFALDRRLAGENGQAAGALRTALSRNDLDMALYRLSAREELLEAARHLLRLRRTLLDLAAREVNAVIVAYTHHQPAQPTTLAHYLGALENVLSRDTGRMFGALAHVNLSPLGAVALAGTSFPIDRELTARLLAFDRPVENTYDAVSTSDWQVELAGVVTVAATTLSRAVHDLLLWASRGLLTLEDGLVQGSSVMPQKRNPVALEHARTRFSRAIGMTQTIVFSAHNVPFGDINDPGTDMQPPLHQMWQEFREGLELLTAALTNPQVNRAAWRREAGAGEAALTELADVLARQGGGGFREAHATAKALLARLQAAGRTLGSATPEDLAALGVTLPAGDLAAALDPAAFIARRTTYGGPAPTVMGKALTAARERLEQDTRRHGAVTGRFAAARTFLAGEE